The Stratiformator vulcanicus genome has a segment encoding these proteins:
- a CDS encoding bifunctional GNAT family N-acetyltransferase/carbon-nitrogen hydrolase family protein, with amino-acid sequence MDTLNLADYESEIVVRQITMDDFDALVDMQQRCFPGMKPWTREQLESQLRVFAAGQLCVEVDGKVAASSSSLIVDYSPSMKWHDWSAVSDNGNIRNHVKKGDTLYGIEIMVDPEFRGMKLSRRLYDARKELCREWNLARIFIGGRIPGYHEHADKHSAREYVERVMNGEFFDPVLTAQLANGFTLKGLIPNYMPSDKASCGYATFLEWPNLDYEHGAKRRYHHVVEPIRICVVQYEMRSVKSFEEFAQSCEFFLDVASDYRSDFILFPELFTTQLLSCVEATRPGLAARKLAEFTPQYLEFFGEMAIKYNLNVIGGSQFVVEDDVLYNVAYLFGRNGSIGKQYKLHITPSERKWWGVSPGDTVEVFETDCGPIAIQVCYDIEFPELARIAAKKGAQIIFVPFNTDTRHGYLRIRNCAMARCVENHVYTAISGCTGNLPFVENADIHYAQSGIFTPADAEFARDAIAAECNPNVETVIIHDLDLEMLRRHREYGSVRNWNDRRGDLYKVRYWENGVESDV; translated from the coding sequence ATGGATACGCTCAATCTCGCCGACTACGAGTCGGAAATCGTCGTCCGGCAGATCACGATGGACGATTTCGACGCCTTGGTCGATATGCAGCAGCGCTGCTTTCCGGGCATGAAGCCTTGGACGCGGGAGCAGCTTGAAAGCCAACTCCGCGTCTTCGCAGCGGGGCAGCTTTGCGTCGAAGTCGACGGCAAGGTCGCCGCCTCCTCGAGCAGCCTGATCGTTGACTACAGCCCGTCGATGAAGTGGCACGACTGGTCGGCCGTCTCCGACAACGGGAACATCAGAAACCACGTAAAAAAGGGCGATACGCTCTACGGGATCGAGATCATGGTCGATCCCGAGTTCCGCGGCATGAAGCTCTCTCGCCGGCTTTACGATGCCCGCAAGGAGCTTTGCCGGGAGTGGAACCTCGCCCGAATTTTCATCGGCGGACGGATTCCCGGCTACCACGAACACGCCGACAAACATTCCGCCCGCGAGTACGTTGAACGCGTGATGAACGGCGAGTTCTTCGATCCGGTCCTCACGGCGCAACTCGCCAACGGCTTTACGCTGAAAGGATTAATTCCGAATTATATGCCGTCCGACAAAGCCTCGTGCGGATACGCGACGTTCCTCGAATGGCCGAACCTCGATTACGAACATGGTGCAAAGCGTCGCTATCATCACGTCGTCGAACCGATTCGCATTTGCGTGGTGCAATATGAAATGCGATCGGTCAAGAGCTTCGAGGAGTTCGCCCAAAGCTGCGAATTCTTTCTCGACGTCGCCTCGGACTACCGCTCCGACTTCATTCTGTTTCCGGAGTTATTTACCACGCAACTTCTCTCCTGCGTCGAAGCAACCCGGCCGGGGCTCGCGGCCCGTAAACTCGCCGAATTTACGCCGCAGTATCTCGAGTTTTTCGGCGAGATGGCGATTAAATATAACTTAAATGTGATCGGCGGTTCGCAGTTCGTCGTCGAAGACGATGTGCTCTATAACGTCGCCTATTTGTTCGGCCGCAACGGGTCGATCGGCAAGCAATATAAATTGCATATTACGCCCAGTGAGCGGAAGTGGTGGGGCGTCAGTCCCGGCGACACCGTCGAAGTCTTCGAGACCGACTGCGGGCCGATCGCGATTCAGGTTTGCTACGATATTGAATTCCCCGAACTGGCCCGCATCGCGGCCAAGAAGGGGGCTCAGATCATCTTCGTCCCCTTTAATACCGACACGCGACACGGCTATTTAAGAATCCGCAATTGCGCGATGGCCCGCTGCGTCGAAAACCATGTTTACACCGCGATCTCCGGCTGCACGGGTAACCTCCCTTTTGTGGAGAACGCCGATATCCACTACGCCCAGTCGGGTATTTTCACACCCGCGGATGCCGAGTTCGCCCGCGACGCGATTGCCGCAGAGTGCAATCCGAACGTCGAAACCGTGATTATCCACGACCTCGACTTAGAAATGCTCCGCCGACATCGTGAATACGGCTCTGTCCGCAATTGGAACGACCGGCGCGGCGATTTATACAAAGTTCGCTACTGGGAGAACGGAGTGGAATCGGATGTTTAG